A genomic segment from Chlorogloeopsis sp. ULAP01 encodes:
- a CDS encoding transcriptional regulator, whose amino-acid sequence MDQYSGTRQKSQRRPRTPDGKFETDYGDSPKRLRSIRLTDEAWEKLLEIADKNQVTRSEVIEIFARGGELY is encoded by the coding sequence ATGGATCAATATTCCGGTACTAGACAAAAATCTCAAAGACGACCGCGTACACCAGATGGTAAATTTGAAACTGATTATGGAGATTCCCCCAAACGGTTAAGGTCAATTCGCCTAACCGATGAAGCATGGGAGAAGCTGTTAGAAATAGCCGATAAAAATCAAGTAACCAGAAGTGAAGTGATAGAAATTTTCGCTCGCGGTGGCGAATTATATTAA